CTTATGAAAATTCCAGAACTAAAGGACTGATATTATTCAGTCCTTTTTGATATAATGAAAAGTATATTAAATTAGGAGAGATTACTTATGAATAAACTAACACTTATTGCAACGGCGCCTATGGGCTTAGAATCAATAGTTTCTAAAGAACTTAAAGACCTAGGATTTACTAACTTAGAAGTAGAAAATGGAAGGGTAACATATGATACTGATATATCAGGTATGATAAAATCGAATCTTTATCTTCGTTGTAGTGATAGAGTTCATATTAAACTTGGTGATTTTGTTGCTACTACATTCGAAGAATTATTTCAAGGTGTTAAAGCTCTGCCTTGGGCCGATTACTTAACTGTTGATGGAGAATTTATTGTCAATGCTAAATCTGTAAAGTCAACATTATTTTCTCTTTCAGATATACAGAGCATATCAAAAAAAGCAATTATTAATAAAATGAAAGAAACCCATAACGTTGAATGGTTTGAAGAGGACGGAACTCGTTATTCTATATTAGTATCTATACTTAAAGATAGAGTAATTGTTACTCTAGATACCTCTGGTGTACCATTACATAAAAGAGGTTATCGTGCTCACGGTAATGAAGCTCCAATAAAAGAAACTTTAGCTGCAGCATTAGTTAAATTATCAGATTGGAATCCAAGTAAACCGCTTATAGACCCTATGTGTGGTTCTGGAACTATAGCTATTGAAGCTGCCATGATGGGACTAAATATTGCTCCTGGTCTTAATCGTCGTTTTGATTTTGAAGATTTTCATTTTGTTGACAAAGAGCTGTTCAAAAAAATAAAGAAAGAAGCCTATGAAGCAATTGATTATGATAAAGAACTTAAAATCTATGCTTCAGATATAGATAAAAAGATAATCGAAGTAGCAAAAGAAAACAGTGAACTCGCTGGTGTAGATGATATGATTACTTTTAGATCCATGGATGTACGCAGAGTTTTTTCTAATGAATCTAATGGAGTTATCATATGTAACCCCCCTTATGGCGAAAGACTTCAAGATGAAAAAGCTGTCTTAAATCTCTACAGAGATATGGGAAATACATTTAAAGGTCTACATGGATGGAGTTATTTTATAATAACATCTTCTGAAAAATTCGAAAAATCTTTTGGTAGAAAAAGCGATAAGAATAGAAAACTTTATAATGGTAGAATTAAATGTTATTACTATCAATACTTTCACAAATAAAAAGAAATCACCTCAATTATTGAGGTGATTTCTTTTTTCCAATTACATAGTGGAGGAAATTTGATATTGGTATTGTCTTTTAAGTTAATTTATTGTATCTGTTTTTTCTTACAACTTTATTCTACAATATTTTTAGTAATTTTGCAATATTTTTTAATAAATTACATATTATTTTTTTATATTCTTTTTTTTACAGTTAATATTTAAATTAAATAATAATTCTATTAATGTCTCTGACGCTAACCTAACTTGATCATTACTCAACTCTTCAATTTTCTCCATTATAAGATATCCATACGCTAGTTCTAACAATGCAAATAGTATATATAAAAGCTTTAACCAAACAACATCAACGGTTAAAGCTATAGACCTCACTTATTTATGATATAATTCCCTATTTAATAACCTAAATTCTCTTCAACTATTATTACATGAAATCT
Above is a genomic segment from Clostridium bornimense containing:
- a CDS encoding THUMP domain-containing class I SAM-dependent RNA methyltransferase, with the translated sequence MNKLTLIATAPMGLESIVSKELKDLGFTNLEVENGRVTYDTDISGMIKSNLYLRCSDRVHIKLGDFVATTFEELFQGVKALPWADYLTVDGEFIVNAKSVKSTLFSLSDIQSISKKAIINKMKETHNVEWFEEDGTRYSILVSILKDRVIVTLDTSGVPLHKRGYRAHGNEAPIKETLAAALVKLSDWNPSKPLIDPMCGSGTIAIEAAMMGLNIAPGLNRRFDFEDFHFVDKELFKKIKKEAYEAIDYDKELKIYASDIDKKIIEVAKENSELAGVDDMITFRSMDVRRVFSNESNGVIICNPPYGERLQDEKAVLNLYRDMGNTFKGLHGWSYFIITSSEKFEKSFGRKSDKNRKLYNGRIKCYYYQYFHK